One window of Myxocyprinus asiaticus isolate MX2 ecotype Aquarium Trade chromosome 4, UBuf_Myxa_2, whole genome shotgun sequence genomic DNA carries:
- the mtmr12 gene encoding myotubularin-related protein 12, whose translation MTAREAGDWLGSGKMLSLGSGGAKSTKPSFVSYVTPEEIKLEKEPPKKEIHPDLLPGEVVFCSASPILKYTQDDLSQRGVFGTLFCTNFRVTFIIDEMLQEETAKNFKNKLYGENDIPLMCVDHIYGVYDEKRKLITGGLVKNKCPSKMIIHCKDLRVLQFSLTFTKEEDAKRIFQGIAHHCLEEKSLKCVFAFSYAGATSPDMQRKQETILFDSPEDWSQEMKRTKAKCRLVTENENFELSQRLPKYFVIPPALEDIFSYQGRGLPIWCWSHHSGCALFKASVMPVTQEDGDFHKHLDIMINAVAHNYLYSVKTEDLSESLPTIQDIQQSYNKFKQFFLIDNSTEFWLSDVKWFSSLESSGWLDIIRQCLQKSVEVVECLEKDNTNVLLTEEEGTDLCCVISSLAQLMLDPYYRTLMGFQSLVQKEWVAGCHAFLDRCNHLHQKDKECQSPVFLLFLECVWQLVQQHSPAFQFSETYLTVLSDSVHVPIFSTFLFNSAHHRESVIKAESPIAQSGSLSCPTVWDWSVQYDSKAQNYFFNPLYSEKVKPERTIRKTHKPKHQRQLSLPSSAFKTPPKKGFFKDETESLKKMLRVKRISRWMGSPDSPAVASREFYESWQQRPLDYHGLLLPCLDGPALRLWMQRYLRWIPEVHILGGGSVAVMTKLMELLGQVQDMKRMLEQRDPLQAVKLDHRPQLQHRPISFGSSGRMSSSFPFTYSRNRSFRPIIPTGLLQSLMLTDNLANQEDEVV comes from the exons ATGACTGCTCGGGAAGCGGGAGACTGGCTGGGGTCAGGCAAAATGTTGAGTTTGGGGAGCGGAGGAGCGAAATCTACCAAACCGTCATTTGTGTCTTACGTTACACCGGAG GAAATAAAATTGGAAAAAGAACCACCAAAGAAAGAGATACATCCTGATTTGTTACCAG GAGAAGTGGTGTTCTGCAGTGCCAGCCCCATTCTCAAATACACTCAAGATGACCTCTCCCAGCGTGGCGTCTTTGGCACATTGTTCTGTACCAATTTTCGTGTTACATTCATTATTGATGAGATGTTGCAGGAGGAGACT GCCAAGAACTTTAAGAACAAACTCTACGGAGAAAATGACATTCCATTAATGTGTGTGGACCATATCTATGGTg TGTATGATGAAAAGAGGAAGCTGATAACAGGAGGCCTTGTGAAGAACAAATGTCCGTCCAAAATGATCATCCACTGTAAAGATCTGCGTGTTTTGCAGTTCAGTCTAACATTCACTAAGGAGGAAGATGCCAAAAGG atctTTCAAGGCATTGCACACCATTGTTTGGAGGAGAAATCTCTGAAGTGTGTCTTTGCTTTTTCCTATGCAGGTGCAACAAGCCCAG ACATGCAGAGGAAACAGGAGACAATTCTGTTTGACTCACCAGAGGACTGGTCCCAGGAGATGAAACGGACCAAAGCAAAATGTAGATTAGTCACTGAAAATGAGAACTTTGAACTCTCTCAGAG GTTACCAAAATACTTTGTCATCCCACCAGCACTAGAGGATATATTCAGCTACCAAGGAAGGGGATTACCA atcTGGTGTTGGTCTCATCACAGTGGTTGTGCTCTGTTTAAAGCGTCTGTCATGCCGGTGACACAGGAAGACGGGGATTTTCATAAGCACTTGGACAT AATGATAAATGCTGTTGCGCATAATTACCTGTACTCTGTAAAAACAGAGGACCTCTCTGAATCACTTCCTACCATCCAAGACATCCAGCAGTCATACAACAAGTTCAAACAGTTCTTTCTTATTG ATAATTCAACAGAGTTTTGGCTATCAGATGTGAAATGGTTCTCGTCCCTTGAGAGTTCAGGTTGGCTTGACATTATCAG ACAATGTCTCCAGAAATCTGTAGAAGTGGTTGAATGTCTTGAAAAAGACAACACAAATGTCCTTTTAACAG AGGAAGAGGGAACAGATCTGTGCTGTGTGATCTCCAGCCTGGCTCAGTTAATGCTGGACCCTTATTACAGAACGCTGATGGGTTTCCAGAGTCTGGTGCAGAAGGAGTGGGTGGCTGGTTGCCATGCCTTCCTGGATCGATGTAATCACCTCCATCAGAAAGACAAAGAG TGTCAGTCTCCAGTTTTCCTGCTGTTCTTGGAGTGCGTGTGGCAACTTGTTCAGCAGCACAGCCCGGCTTTCCAGTTCTCCGAGACTTACCTGACTGTGCTGTCCGACAGTGTTCATGTGCCAATCTTCAGCACCTTCCTGTTCAACTCTGCCCATCATAGGGAAAGTGTTATAAAG GCAGAGTCACCGATTGCACAAAGCGGCTCATTGAGCTGCCCTACCGTGTGGGACTGGTCTGTGCAGTATGACAGCAAGGCCCAGAACTACTTCTTTAACCCCTTGTATTCGGAGAAGGTGAAACCTGAGAGAACTATACGCAAAACTCACAAGCCCAAG CACCAAAGACAGTTATCCTTACCCAGCTCTGCCTTCAAAACGCCACCAAAGAAAGGTTTCTTTAAGGATGAGACCGAAAGCCTTAAAAAGATGCTGCGAGTTAAACGTATCAGTCGCTGGATGGGGTCTCCTGACTCCCCCGCGGTGGCCTCCAGAGAGTTCTATGAGTCCTGGCAACAGCGTCCTCTGGACTATCACGGCCTCCTGCTCCCCTGCCTGGACGGACCGGCTCTCCGCCTCTGGATGCAGCGCTACCTGCGCTGGATACCTGAGGTGCACATCCTGGGTGGAGGCTCTGTGGCCGTCATGACCAAGCTTATGGAACTGCTAGGTCAGGTGCAGGACATGAAGCGTATGCTGGAGCAGAGAGACCCATTACAAGCTGTTAAACTTGATCACCGTCCACAGCTTCAGCACAGGCCAATCTCATTTGGCTCCTCAGGGCGCATGTCATCCTCATTCCCCTTCACCTACAGCCGAAACCGATCTTTCAGGCCCATTATTCCTACAGGTCTGCTGCAAAGTCTTATGTTAACTGACAACTTAGCCAACCAAGAGGATGAGGTAGTTTAG